The Burkholderia cepacia genome includes a region encoding these proteins:
- a CDS encoding VOC family protein has protein sequence MKTIRSVLLAALIAGGLAVAAVAFAQTPATKAVATPAVAVGPQYDTTHVYVAPEDFDRFTDSFVATFGGSKSKQGVFQVTPTPSQTMSQLVFTPAGTISVFGFKTPTPWPFGAERTGYLVTDLDVAVKSAREHGAEVIVDTFPDPIGRDAIVSWPGGVKMQLYWHTQAPKYDALQTIPENRVYVSPESADKLVRDFVAFSHGKIVSDVHNAPGVEIGRPNDTYRRIRITSGFGKMTVLVTDGHLPYPYGRETTGYEVSDLAATLKKAQAAGVTVLVPPYAADGRDAALVRFPGGYVAEIHAGAAR, from the coding sequence ATGAAAACGATTCGTTCCGTGTTGCTCGCCGCGCTGATCGCGGGCGGCCTCGCCGTCGCGGCCGTCGCGTTCGCGCAGACACCGGCCACGAAGGCCGTCGCGACGCCGGCCGTCGCGGTCGGGCCGCAATACGACACGACGCACGTGTACGTGGCGCCGGAGGATTTCGATCGCTTCACCGACAGCTTCGTCGCGACGTTCGGCGGCAGCAAGTCGAAGCAGGGCGTGTTCCAGGTCACGCCGACCCCGAGCCAGACGATGTCGCAGCTCGTGTTCACGCCGGCCGGCACGATCTCCGTGTTCGGCTTCAAGACGCCGACGCCCTGGCCGTTCGGCGCGGAGCGCACGGGGTATCTCGTCACTGACCTCGACGTCGCCGTGAAGTCGGCGCGCGAGCACGGCGCGGAAGTGATCGTCGACACGTTCCCCGATCCGATCGGCCGCGACGCGATCGTCAGCTGGCCGGGCGGCGTGAAGATGCAGCTCTACTGGCACACGCAGGCGCCGAAATACGACGCACTGCAGACGATCCCCGAGAATCGCGTGTACGTGTCGCCGGAAAGTGCCGACAAACTGGTGCGCGACTTCGTCGCGTTCTCGCACGGCAAGATCGTGTCCGATGTGCACAATGCGCCGGGCGTCGAGATCGGCCGTCCGAACGACACCTATCGCCGCATTCGCATCACGTCGGGCTTCGGCAAGATGACCGTGCTCGTGACGGACGGCCACCTGCCTTATCCGTACGGGCGCGAAACGACGGGCTACGAGGTGTCCGACCTGGCCGCGACGCTGAAGAAGGCGCAGGCCGCGGGCGTGACCGTACTCGTGCCGCCGTACGCGGCGGACGGGCGCGACGCGGCGCTGGTCCGGTTCCCGGGCGGCTATGTCGCCGAGATCCACGCGGGCGCGGCGCGATGA
- a CDS encoding YoaK family protein, which produces MKHEDTILAAVAGFVDTLSFVALFGLFTAHVTGNFVLIGAGAAGFGQGILLKLSVFPAFVCGVVASSLIARSLSARPAWQGTRALHAVQAVLLLGFCAAGVWASPVTQSDSLPVLLAGVVGTFAMGIQNAHPRVIARAGVPNTVMTGNVTQAILDVVDLLSAGTPDSVRAAARVRFAKMWPAIVAFAFGAASGALGFRHAGFWALLAPVCALAVLALGAAQSAGAITQERA; this is translated from the coding sequence ATGAAGCACGAGGATACGATCCTTGCCGCGGTGGCCGGCTTCGTCGACACGCTGAGCTTCGTCGCGCTGTTCGGGCTGTTCACCGCGCACGTGACCGGCAACTTCGTGCTGATCGGCGCGGGGGCCGCGGGGTTCGGCCAGGGCATCCTGCTGAAGCTGAGCGTGTTCCCCGCGTTCGTGTGCGGTGTCGTCGCGAGCAGCCTGATCGCGCGATCGCTGTCCGCGCGGCCCGCGTGGCAGGGCACGCGGGCGCTGCATGCGGTCCAGGCCGTGCTGCTGCTCGGCTTCTGCGCGGCCGGCGTGTGGGCGTCGCCCGTCACGCAATCCGACAGCCTGCCGGTGCTGCTGGCCGGCGTCGTCGGCACGTTCGCGATGGGCATCCAGAACGCGCATCCGCGCGTGATCGCGCGCGCCGGCGTGCCGAACACGGTGATGACCGGCAACGTCACGCAGGCGATTCTCGACGTCGTCGACCTGCTGTCCGCCGGCACGCCCGACAGCGTGCGCGCGGCGGCACGCGTGCGCTTCGCGAAGATGTGGCCGGCGATCGTCGCGTTTGCATTCGGTGCGGCATCCGGCGCGCTCGGCTTTCGCCATGCCGGGTTCTGGGCGCTGCTCGCGCCCGTCTGTGCGCTTGCGGTGCTGGCGCTGGGCGCGGCGCAATCGGCCGGCGCCATCACGCAGGAGCGAGCATGA
- a CDS encoding alginate export family protein codes for MNGRRERKHHGRRFDRAARASLVAALLLAGGDAAFAEAAPALAPAADGTASTCTAKRPTVLFNRWQEDWSVLANPCVPRAPLDGLKYISLGNDPASYVSLGVNLRERLETNDAPLFGIGSAQSDTYLIQRVEVHADAHLGQHWQFFVQLQDDRAFGKNTISPVDRNPLDLEQAFATYTGALGGGTFKFRVGRQEMAFDLQRFIAARDGPNVRQAFDAVWADYEYRKWRFIAYATQPVQNRTASAFDDVSNRDLTFSGVRFERQSVGPGDLSGYWSRYNRSSARFLDASGAEHRDVWDVRYTGTHGRFDWDLETMLQTGTVGNATIGAWAVGSIAGYRLDAPWSPRIALQVDAASGDRHPHDGRVETFNPLFPNGYYFTLAGFTGYSNLIHVKPSVTLKPSPNLSLLGALGFQWRETTGDAVYQQGNAVVPGTAGKGGLWTGMYVQLRADWTIAANLIGAIEAVHFQVGDAIRQAGGHNADYVGVELKYGW; via the coding sequence ATGAACGGGCGGCGGGAACGGAAGCATCACGGCCGCCGTTTCGATCGTGCGGCCCGCGCGTCGCTCGTCGCGGCGCTGCTGCTCGCGGGGGGCGACGCTGCGTTCGCGGAAGCGGCGCCGGCATTGGCACCGGCCGCGGACGGCACCGCATCGACATGCACGGCCAAGCGGCCGACCGTGCTGTTCAACCGCTGGCAGGAGGACTGGTCGGTGCTCGCGAATCCGTGCGTGCCGCGCGCGCCGCTCGACGGCTTGAAGTACATTTCGCTCGGCAACGATCCGGCTTCCTATGTGTCGCTCGGCGTGAACCTGCGCGAGCGCCTCGAGACCAACGACGCGCCGCTGTTCGGCATCGGCTCCGCGCAATCGGATACGTACCTGATCCAGCGTGTCGAGGTGCATGCCGATGCGCATCTCGGCCAGCACTGGCAGTTCTTCGTGCAGTTGCAGGACGATCGCGCATTCGGCAAGAACACGATCTCGCCGGTCGACAGGAACCCGCTCGATCTCGAGCAGGCATTCGCGACCTACACGGGTGCGCTCGGCGGCGGCACGTTCAAGTTCCGCGTCGGCCGGCAGGAGATGGCGTTCGACCTGCAGCGTTTCATCGCCGCGCGGGACGGCCCGAACGTGCGGCAGGCGTTCGATGCGGTGTGGGCCGACTACGAGTACCGGAAGTGGCGCTTCATCGCGTATGCGACGCAGCCAGTGCAGAACCGCACCGCGTCCGCGTTCGACGACGTGTCGAACCGCGACCTCACGTTCAGCGGCGTGCGCTTCGAGCGGCAGTCGGTCGGGCCCGGCGACCTGTCGGGCTACTGGTCGCGCTACAACCGCAGCAGCGCGCGTTTCCTCGATGCGAGCGGCGCGGAGCATCGCGACGTATGGGACGTTCGCTACACGGGCACGCACGGGCGCTTCGACTGGGATCTCGAAACGATGCTGCAGACGGGCACGGTCGGCAACGCCACGATCGGCGCGTGGGCCGTCGGTTCGATCGCCGGCTATCGGCTCGATGCGCCGTGGTCGCCGCGCATCGCGCTGCAGGTCGATGCGGCGTCGGGCGACCGGCATCCGCACGACGGCCGTGTCGAAACCTTCAATCCGCTGTTTCCGAACGGCTATTACTTCACGCTGGCCGGCTTCACCGGGTATTCGAACCTGATCCATGTGAAGCCGTCGGTGACGCTGAAGCCGTCGCCGAACCTGTCGCTGCTCGGGGCGCTCGGTTTCCAGTGGCGCGAGACGACCGGCGATGCGGTCTACCAGCAGGGCAACGCGGTGGTGCCGGGCACGGCAGGCAAGGGCGGGTTGTGGACGGGGATGTACGTGCAGCTGCGTGCCGACTGGACGATCGCCGCGAACCTGATCGGCGCGATCGAGGCCGTGCATTTCCAGGTCGGCGATGCGATCCGCCAGGCGGGCGGGCACAACGCGGACTACGTCGGTGTCGAGCTGAAGTATGGGTGGTAG
- a CDS encoding DUF3331 domain-containing protein — translation MNAHVQVLERSERLLVVRWVEPGRAHFGEQHWKPGRARHPGVCVLSGVQIAYGDEVFRPSGRPTPRNARAMILAVALDGADRARGSGA, via the coding sequence ATGAATGCGCATGTGCAGGTGCTTGAGCGTTCGGAGCGGCTGCTGGTCGTGCGCTGGGTCGAGCCGGGGCGTGCGCACTTCGGCGAGCAGCACTGGAAACCCGGGCGGGCGCGGCACCCGGGCGTTTGCGTGTTGTCGGGGGTGCAGATCGCGTACGGGGATGAGGTGTTCCGCCCGAGCGGACGGCCGACACCGCGAAATGCGCGCGCGATGATTCTGGCTGTCGCACTCGATGGTGCCGACCGCGCGCGCGGGAGCGGGGCGTGA
- a CDS encoding acid phosphatase, giving the protein MKKHAWIRYTPIALAAALSLTACGGDDVTQQGLSAVKNVVVIYAENRSFDNLYGNFPGANGLQNATAANSVQKDRDGSTMATLPKIWGGLTATGITPAVTEAMTANLPNAPFAIDDPKGFNQSMSIATRDIVHRFYQDQMQINGGKNDMYAAWTDAGGLTMGHYTADPSKLPLWKIAQQYVLADNFFMGAFGGSFLNHQYLICACAPYYPNADKSPAAGKIAVLNADGKSLKVATNSPASALSGPPKFVNDGALTPDFYGINTMQPAYQPSGNKAATGGDPLLADPANPSTMPPQTATNIGDLMTNAGVSWAWYSGAWGQALQASQNGTSNVIYGADLSTPNFQPHHQPFNYFANQAPGTASRAQHLLDGGANGAEFIKAIDAGTLPQVTFYKPQGNLNEHPGYTDVTSGDQHIADVIAHLQASPQWKNMVVVVTYDENGGFWDHATPPNADRWGPGTRIPALIVSPYAKKGFVDHTQYDTGSILRFITRRFSLPRLAGLQQRDDALKANGAQPMGDLTNALALSPNL; this is encoded by the coding sequence ATGAAGAAGCACGCCTGGATTCGCTACACGCCGATCGCCCTCGCGGCCGCGCTCAGCCTGACCGCCTGCGGCGGCGACGACGTCACGCAACAGGGCCTGTCGGCCGTCAAGAACGTCGTCGTGATCTACGCGGAAAACCGCAGCTTCGACAACCTGTACGGCAACTTCCCGGGCGCGAACGGCCTGCAGAACGCGACGGCCGCGAACTCGGTGCAGAAGGATCGCGACGGCTCGACGATGGCGACGCTGCCGAAGATCTGGGGCGGCCTGACCGCGACCGGCATCACGCCGGCGGTGACCGAGGCGATGACGGCGAACCTGCCGAACGCGCCGTTCGCGATCGACGATCCGAAAGGCTTCAACCAGTCGATGAGCATCGCGACGCGCGACATCGTGCACCGCTTCTACCAGGACCAGATGCAGATCAACGGCGGCAAGAACGACATGTACGCCGCATGGACCGACGCGGGCGGCCTGACGATGGGCCACTACACGGCCGATCCGTCGAAGCTGCCGCTGTGGAAGATCGCGCAGCAGTACGTGCTCGCGGACAACTTCTTCATGGGTGCGTTCGGCGGTTCGTTCCTGAACCACCAGTACCTGATCTGCGCGTGCGCACCGTACTACCCGAACGCCGACAAGAGCCCGGCGGCCGGCAAGATCGCCGTGCTGAACGCCGACGGCAAGTCGCTGAAGGTCGCGACGAACTCGCCGGCTTCCGCGCTGAGCGGCCCGCCGAAGTTCGTCAACGACGGCGCGCTGACGCCCGACTTCTACGGCATCAACACGATGCAGCCGGCGTATCAGCCGAGCGGCAACAAGGCGGCCACGGGCGGCGACCCGCTGCTCGCCGACCCGGCCAATCCGTCGACGATGCCGCCGCAGACGGCGACCAACATCGGCGACCTGATGACCAACGCGGGCGTGTCGTGGGCGTGGTATTCCGGCGCGTGGGGCCAGGCGCTGCAGGCGAGCCAGAACGGCACGTCGAACGTGATCTACGGCGCCGACCTGTCGACGCCGAACTTCCAGCCGCACCACCAGCCGTTCAACTACTTCGCGAACCAGGCGCCCGGCACCGCGAGCCGTGCGCAGCACCTGCTCGACGGCGGCGCGAACGGCGCCGAGTTCATCAAGGCGATCGATGCGGGCACGCTGCCGCAGGTCACGTTCTACAAGCCGCAAGGCAACCTGAACGAGCACCCGGGCTACACGGACGTCACGTCCGGCGACCAGCACATCGCCGACGTGATCGCGCACCTGCAGGCGAGCCCGCAATGGAAGAACATGGTCGTGGTCGTCACGTACGACGAAAACGGCGGCTTCTGGGATCACGCGACGCCGCCGAATGCCGACCGCTGGGGCCCGGGCACCCGCATTCCGGCGCTGATCGTGTCGCCGTATGCGAAGAAGGGTTTCGTCGACCATACGCAGTACGACACGGGCTCGATCCTGCGCTTCATCACGCGCCGCTTCTCGCTGCCGCGCCTCGCGGGCCTGCAGCAGCGCGACGACGCGCTGAAGGCGAACGGCGCACAGCCGATGGGTGATCTGACGAATGCGCTCGCGCTGTCGCCGAACCTGTAA
- a CDS encoding cytochrome-c peroxidase, which translates to MHSNPTSFASARSLIPAAATLAMVGALAALAGCDARPGASVPGAPVVPAAQAVPAVAPASQPQTRAQVFEGVKQMTALGKQLFFDPSLSGSGKLACASCHSAEHAFGPPNALSVQLGGDDMHRAGFRAVPSLKYLRGIPPFSEHFHDSPDEGDESIDAGPTGGLTWDGRVDTRDAQARIPLTSPFEMSSSPARVAKAVRAAPYADAFRKAFGDRVLGDDQATFDAVLRALDAFQQQPALFDPYTSKYDAYLAGHAQLTPAELHGLQLFNDEKKGNCASCHISQRTLEGGPPQFSDFGLIAIAVPRNRALPVNRDPRFYDLGACGPERTDLKGRDEFCGLFRTPSLRNVALRKTFFHNGVYHTLEDVMRFYVERDIHPEKFYPVVHGKVQIYDDLPKRYWPNINREAPFDRKRGEQPALNAAEIKDVIAFLGTLTDGYQAAATQASR; encoded by the coding sequence ATGCACAGCAATCCGACCTCCTTCGCGTCCGCGCGATCGCTGATCCCGGCCGCGGCGACGCTCGCGATGGTCGGCGCGCTCGCGGCGCTCGCCGGTTGCGATGCAAGGCCCGGCGCGAGCGTGCCGGGCGCGCCCGTCGTGCCGGCCGCGCAGGCCGTGCCCGCGGTCGCGCCGGCCAGCCAGCCGCAGACGCGCGCGCAGGTGTTCGAGGGCGTCAAGCAGATGACGGCGCTCGGCAAGCAGCTGTTCTTCGATCCGTCGCTGTCCGGGTCCGGCAAGCTCGCGTGCGCGTCGTGCCATAGCGCCGAGCATGCGTTCGGGCCGCCGAACGCGCTGTCGGTGCAGCTGGGCGGCGACGATATGCACCGCGCCGGCTTTCGCGCGGTGCCGTCGCTGAAGTACCTGCGCGGCATCCCGCCGTTCAGCGAGCACTTCCACGATTCGCCGGACGAAGGGGACGAAAGCATCGACGCGGGTCCGACCGGCGGCCTGACCTGGGACGGCCGCGTCGACACGCGCGATGCGCAGGCGCGCATTCCGCTCACGTCGCCGTTCGAGATGAGCAGTTCGCCCGCGCGGGTCGCGAAGGCGGTGCGCGCCGCACCGTATGCCGACGCGTTCCGCAAGGCGTTCGGCGACCGGGTGCTCGGCGACGACCAGGCGACGTTCGATGCGGTGCTGCGCGCGCTCGACGCATTCCAGCAGCAGCCGGCGCTGTTCGATCCGTACACGAGCAAATACGACGCGTATCTGGCCGGCCACGCGCAGCTCACGCCCGCGGAGTTGCACGGGCTGCAGCTGTTCAACGACGAAAAGAAGGGCAACTGCGCGAGCTGCCATATCAGCCAGCGCACGCTCGAAGGCGGCCCGCCGCAGTTCAGCGATTTCGGGCTGATCGCGATCGCGGTGCCGCGCAATCGCGCGCTGCCCGTCAATCGCGACCCGCGCTTTTACGACCTCGGCGCGTGCGGCCCCGAGCGCACCGACCTGAAGGGCCGCGACGAATTCTGCGGGCTGTTCCGCACGCCGTCGCTGCGCAACGTCGCGCTGCGCAAGACGTTCTTCCACAACGGCGTGTACCACACGCTCGAGGACGTGATGCGCTTCTACGTCGAGCGCGACATCCATCCGGAGAAGTTCTATCCGGTCGTGCACGGCAAGGTGCAGATCTACGACGATCTGCCGAAACGCTACTGGCCGAACATCAACCGCGAGGCGCCGTTCGACCGCAAGCGCGGCGAGCAGCCGGCGTTGAACGCGGCCGAGATCAAGGACGTGATCGCCTTCCTCGGCACGCTGACCGACGGCTATCAGGCCGCGGCGACGCAGGCGAGCCGCTGA
- a CDS encoding NUDIX hydrolase, with the protein MSCGVVILDAAGRVFLAHATDTTHWDIPKGQGEPGESPADAALRELLEETGIALAPARLLDLGRFAYRHDKDLHLFAVRVADDELDLARCVCTSLFPSRRDGSMIPEMDAYRWTVPADVDAYASRSLARLFRTTLSLADLHRRLPRA; encoded by the coding sequence GTGTCGTGCGGCGTCGTGATCCTCGATGCGGCCGGCCGCGTGTTCCTCGCGCACGCGACGGACACCACGCACTGGGACATCCCGAAGGGGCAGGGCGAGCCGGGCGAATCGCCGGCCGACGCCGCGCTGCGCGAACTGCTCGAGGAAACCGGCATCGCGTTGGCGCCGGCCCGGTTGCTCGACCTCGGCCGCTTTGCGTACCGGCACGACAAGGATCTGCACCTGTTCGCGGTGCGCGTCGCCGACGACGAGCTGGACCTGGCCCGCTGCGTGTGCACGTCGCTGTTTCCGAGCCGCCGCGACGGCTCGATGATTCCCGAGATGGATGCGTATCGCTGGACCGTGCCGGCCGACGTCGACGCGTATGCGAGCCGCAGCCTCGCGCGGCTGTTCAGGACGACGCTGTCGCTCGCGGATTTGCACCGGCGCCTGCCGCGCGCGTGA
- a CDS encoding glutamine--tRNA ligase/YqeY domain fusion protein: MSTERNDAPAASNFIRNIIDDDNRTGKWGGRVETRFPPEPNGYLHIGHAKSICLNFSVARDYGGVCHLRFDDTNPEKESVEYVDSIVDAVRWLGFDWRKDAVDHQYFASDYYDKLYEFAELLIQRGKAYVDSQSAEEMRANRGSLTEGGKPSPFRDRTPEENLDLFRRMKAGEFKEGEHVLRAKIDMASPNMNMRDPVIYRIRYAHHYRTGDAWCVYPMYDYTHCISDALEGITHSLCTLEFEDHRPLYDWVLNELAEAGMFTRPLPQQIEFSRLNLTYAITSKRKLLQLVTEGHVDGWDDPRMPTIVGVRRRGFTPESIHLFCERIGVTKIDSWIDMSIFEGALRDDLDDKAARTVAVLDPLKLVIDNYPEDLEEACTAPVHPHHPDRGVRTFPISRELWIEREDFVENPPKGYFRLFPGNKVRLRYGYVIECTGFDKDADGNVTAVHCNYFPDSKSGTEGANNYKVKGNIHWVSAKHAQPAEVRIYDRLFKEPHPDAGGANFLEALNPDSKKIVQAYVEPGNSDIAPETRVQFERHGYFVADRVDSKPGKPVFNRIVGLRDSWGKPA, from the coding sequence ATGAGCACCGAACGCAACGACGCCCCCGCGGCTTCCAATTTCATCCGCAACATCATCGACGACGACAACCGCACCGGCAAATGGGGCGGCCGCGTCGAAACACGCTTCCCGCCCGAGCCGAACGGCTACCTGCACATCGGCCATGCCAAGAGCATCTGCCTGAACTTCAGCGTCGCGCGCGACTACGGCGGCGTGTGCCACCTGCGCTTCGACGATACGAACCCGGAAAAGGAAAGCGTCGAGTACGTCGACTCGATCGTCGACGCGGTGCGCTGGCTCGGCTTCGACTGGCGCAAGGACGCGGTCGATCACCAGTACTTCGCGAGCGACTACTACGACAAGCTGTACGAATTCGCCGAGCTGCTGATCCAGCGCGGCAAGGCGTACGTCGACAGCCAGAGCGCGGAGGAAATGCGCGCGAACCGCGGCTCGCTGACCGAAGGCGGCAAGCCGTCGCCGTTCCGCGACCGCACGCCGGAAGAAAACCTCGACCTGTTCCGCCGCATGAAGGCCGGCGAGTTCAAGGAAGGCGAGCACGTGCTGCGCGCGAAGATCGACATGGCTTCGCCGAACATGAACATGCGCGACCCGGTGATCTACCGGATCCGCTACGCGCACCACTACCGCACCGGCGACGCGTGGTGCGTGTATCCGATGTACGACTACACGCACTGCATCTCGGATGCGCTCGAAGGCATCACGCATTCGCTGTGCACGCTCGAATTCGAGGATCACCGCCCGCTGTACGACTGGGTGCTGAACGAACTCGCGGAAGCCGGCATGTTCACGCGCCCGCTGCCGCAACAGATCGAATTCTCGCGGCTGAACCTCACGTACGCGATCACCAGCAAGCGCAAGCTGCTGCAGCTCGTCACCGAAGGCCACGTCGACGGCTGGGACGACCCGCGGATGCCGACGATCGTCGGCGTGCGCCGCCGCGGCTTCACGCCGGAGAGCATCCACCTGTTCTGCGAGCGGATCGGCGTGACGAAGATCGATTCGTGGATCGACATGAGCATCTTCGAAGGCGCGCTGCGCGACGACCTCGACGACAAGGCCGCGCGCACGGTCGCGGTGCTCGATCCGCTGAAGCTCGTGATCGACAACTACCCGGAAGACCTCGAGGAAGCGTGCACGGCCCCCGTGCATCCGCACCATCCGGATCGCGGCGTGCGCACGTTCCCGATCTCGCGCGAGCTGTGGATCGAGCGCGAGGATTTCGTCGAGAACCCGCCGAAAGGCTATTTCCGCCTGTTCCCGGGCAACAAGGTGCGCCTGCGCTACGGCTACGTGATCGAGTGCACGGGCTTCGACAAGGACGCCGACGGCAACGTGACGGCCGTGCACTGCAACTACTTCCCGGACAGCAAGTCGGGCACCGAAGGCGCGAACAACTACAAGGTCAAGGGCAACATCCACTGGGTCAGCGCGAAGCATGCGCAGCCGGCCGAAGTGCGGATCTACGACCGCCTGTTCAAGGAGCCGCATCCGGACGCGGGCGGCGCGAACTTCCTCGAGGCGCTGAATCCCGATTCGAAGAAGATCGTCCAGGCGTACGTCGAGCCGGGCAACAGCGACATCGCTCCGGAAACGCGCGTGCAGTTCGAGCGTCACGGCTACTTCGTGGCCGATCGTGTCGATTCGAAGCCGGGCAAGCCCGTGTTCAACCGGATCGTCGGGCTGCGCGACAGCTGGGGCAAGCCGGCCTGA
- a CDS encoding ornithine acetyltransferase → MMKKTTFLVRTALIVAALSQLGACAMTHTQRNAGIGAAAGGALGYLITGGPVGTVAGAAAGGLVGANVR, encoded by the coding sequence ATCATGAAGAAGACCACTTTTCTCGTTCGTACCGCGCTGATCGTCGCGGCCCTGTCGCAACTCGGCGCATGCGCGATGACGCATACGCAGCGTAACGCCGGGATCGGCGCGGCCGCGGGCGGCGCGCTCGGCTACCTGATCACGGGCGGCCCGGTCGGCACGGTGGCCGGCGCGGCGGCAGGCGGCCTGGTCGGCGCGAACGTGCGCTGA
- a CDS encoding RBBP9/YdeN family alpha/beta hydrolase translates to MTQPLVFVLPGYGNSGPLHWQSRWERDDARFVRVAMPDWERAFRNGWCRALDRAVEAARGPVLIAAHSLGTLTTAWWATRYARPGALAKVRGALLVAPPDPVGPAFPPDAHGFGPVPHERLPFPTCVVASSDDPYGSLAFARGCANAWGSTFHDLGPSGHINADSGLGDWPQARGWLDAMGTTD, encoded by the coding sequence ATGACCCAACCCCTCGTATTCGTGTTGCCGGGCTACGGCAATTCCGGCCCGCTGCACTGGCAGAGCCGCTGGGAGCGCGATGATGCGCGCTTCGTGCGCGTCGCGATGCCCGACTGGGAGCGCGCATTCCGCAACGGCTGGTGTCGCGCGCTCGACCGTGCGGTCGAAGCCGCGCGGGGGCCCGTGCTGATCGCCGCCCACAGTCTCGGTACGCTGACCACCGCATGGTGGGCGACCCGCTATGCGCGGCCGGGCGCGCTCGCGAAAGTGCGCGGCGCGTTGCTGGTCGCGCCGCCCGATCCCGTCGGGCCGGCGTTTCCGCCCGACGCGCACGGCTTCGGCCCCGTGCCGCACGAGCGGTTGCCGTTTCCGACCTGCGTCGTCGCAAGCAGCGACGATCCGTACGGTTCGCTCGCGTTCGCACGCGGCTGCGCGAACGCGTGGGGCAGCACGTTCCATGACCTCGGCCCGAGCGGCCACATCAACGCGGACAGCGGGCTCGGCGACTGGCCACAAGCGCGCGGCTGGCTCGATGCGATGGGGACGACGGACTGA